One Purpureocillium takamizusanense chromosome 1, complete sequence genomic window carries:
- a CDS encoding uncharacterized protein (EggNog:ENOG503NVR9~COG:J), producing MRYRQLLVAAVRLMQPNASRAYKFVSTGSTVQLNGIPYYIPPSPIGHVEVQLPVTSDGPDPLPITIINSVAKTFGSADLESIKTQFSRLDDVFQPGFLNALYIQGPGTYPKSVNDCSIFSSQKNTSFPPGPYFVSRTGSLFHAYRLYADTQGAFTETVVPNTDGSYSVLPANVPGQSLAVAVPSRLYFTTSRDKPLAGVRLGVKDIFDVRGLKTANSNRAWYQLYPAANSTAPAVQNLVDAGAVIVGKMKTSQFAIGETATADWVDVHAPFNPRGDGYQDPSSSSAGPAAGTASYPWLDIAIGSDTGGSIRSPSQIQGVFGNRPSHGLVTLANTMPIAPGFDTAGIFARDPRLWKTAARALYRDNMTNIDKFPSSILTVGFPAETNPELAGMLSGFLRRLTDFLSANSTTFNLTASWASSHPDGQPFDAFINNTYEIITAAEQAKLVRDPFYADYAGAHDGRRPFVNPSPLDRWAVADAFPGALDSAKAKQRQFREWIDSVVLPSDPQTCSKHLFVYVPRTPKPKYRNAYLQGVTPPAAFSTSRISVMGEVPDLVVPIGEIAYKSAITNHMEYLPVTVDLMARKGCDGMLFSLVERLLAEGIIGVVKPGRSLVSGGDILL from the exons AGGCTGATGCAGCCTAATGCTTCCCGTGCGTACAAGTTTGTGTCGACCGGCTCCACGGTACAACTCAATGGCATCCCCTACTACATACCTCCATCCCCTATCGGCCATGTTGAGGTCCAATTGCCCGTTACATCGGATGGGCCGGACCCGTTGCCCATAACCATCATCAACTCGGTAGCCAAGACATTTGGTTCAGCCGACTTAGAGTCCATTAAGACGCAGTTCAGCCGGCTCGATGATGTTTTCCAGCCTGGATTCCTCAACG CCCTATACATCCAAGGTCCTGGCACGTATCCCAAGTCCGTCAATGACTGCTCCATCTTCTCTTCACAAAAGAACACATCCTTTCCCCCGGGACCTTACTTCGTCTCTCGTACAGGGTCTTTGTTTCACGCATACCGACTCTACGCAGATACCCAAGGCGCCTTTACGGAAACAGTGGTGCCCAACACCGATGGCTCGTACTCGGTCCTACCGGCCAATGTACCCGGTCAGTCACTGGCGGTAGCCGTTCCCTCGCGATTGTACTTCACCACATCGCGTGACAAGCCTCTGGCAGGTGTGCGTCTCGGAGTCAAAGACATATTCGACGTCAGAGGCCTCAAGACAGCAAACAGCAACCGCGCATGGTATCAGCTGTATCCAGCCGCTAATagcaccgcgccggccgtgCAGAACTTGGTTGATGCCGGGGCTGTGATTGTGGGCAAGATGAAGACGAGCCAGTTTGCCATCGGAGAGACTGCCACTGCCGACTGGGTCGACGTGCATGCACCGTTCAacccgcgcggcgacggctaTCAGGACCCTTCATCCTCTTCTGCTGGGCCTGCGGCCGGCACAG CGTCTTACCCGTGGCTCGATATAGCCATCGGCTCGGATACTGGTGGAAGTATTAGAAGCCCGAGCCAAATACAGGGCGTATTCGGCAATCGACCCA GTCATGGTTTGGTTACGCTTGCCAATACGATGCCCATTGCCCCAGGGTTTGACACCGCTGGTATCTTCGCCCGTGATCCCAGGCTTTGGAAGACGGCCGCCAGAGCTTTGTACCGTGACAACATGACCAACATCGACAAGTTTCCGTCGAGCATTCTTACCGTGGGCTTCCCGGCTGAGACCAATCCCGAGCTTGCAGGCATGTTGTCAGGCTTCCTCAGACGCCTGACAGACTTTCTGTCCGCCAACAGTACGACCTTCAACTTGACCGCATCTTGGGCGTCGTCACACCCCGACGGCCAGCCGTTTGACGCCTTCATCAACAATACGTACGAAATAATCACTGCTGCAGAGCAAGCGAAGCTCGTGCGGGACCCTTTCTACGCTGACTATGCCGGCGcacacgacggccgccgaccGTTTGTGAATCCCAGCCCTCTTGACCGCTGGGCGGTCGCTGATGCTTTCCCTGGCGCGCTTGACTCGGCCAAGGCAAAGCAGAGGCAATTCCGCGAATGGATAGACAGTGTGGTTCTCCCGAGTGACCCGCAGACATGCTCCAAGCACCTGTTCGTGTACGTGCCGCGAACACCAAAGCCCAAGTACCGGAATGCGTATCTTCAGGgcgtgacgccgccggcggctttCTCGACAAGCCGAATCTCCGTCATGGGTGAGGTGCCTGACCTCGTCGTACCAATCGGGGAGATTGCGTACAAGTCGGCCATCACGAATCACATGGAGTATCTGCCCGTCACGGTAGACTTGATGGCTCGCAAGGGATGTGATGGCATGTTGTTTTCCCTCGTTGAGAGGCTGCTCGCGGAGGGCATCATTGGCGTGGTTAAGCCAGGGAGGAGCCTCGTGAGTGGCGGAGACATTCTTTTGTAA
- a CDS encoding uncharacterized protein (COG:A~EggNog:ENOG503P4BQ): protein MSVVGTLKGDMPQQVRSLYRQLLRQGDQFAAYNFREYAKRRTRDAFRENKDVQDSRQVQELVQKGLKELQALKRQTVISQFYQLDRLVVEGGISGREGGRHGEIVRQKEQGWN, encoded by the exons atgTCCGTTGTCGGAACACTGAAGGGCGACATGCCGCAACAAGTCAGATCGCTG TATCGCCAATTATTACGGCAGGGCGACCAGTTTGCCGCCTACAACTTCCGCGAGTATGCCAAACGCCGAACGAGAGATGCCTTCCGGGAGAACAAGGACGTGCAGGATTCGCGCCAGGTCCAGGAGCTCGTACAAAAAGGCCTGAAGGAGCTGCAGGCTCTAAAG CGGCAAACAGTGATCAGCCAGTTTTACCAGCTGGACCGGTtagtcgtcgagggcgggaTTTCG GGCcgggagggcggccgccatggcgagaTTGTAAGGCAGAAGGAGCAAGG ATGGAACTAG